ACGTGGCGGCGATGCGGGTCACGGCACCATGAGGGGGCAGAGGTTGCGGATCGGGGAAGCAGAAAAAGGACCGCCATGAAGGTCCGGCGCAGGAGGGATGGATGCGGCGCAGTCGTGGTGGGCGTGGTTCGGTCACGGCTACCGACAAAGTCGCTGAGGGAAGGTGGAGGGGGCTGAAGCTGCAGCCGAGGGGCTATGGAGCTGACGAGAAGGGCCTGCTGGACGGCGCTTTGGAACGGAGGAGGCCTCGTCGAGCCCCGATTTCGCGGCTTTCGAGGAAGGCATTGGGCTCGCAAGCCGGATTGGATTGCGTGGACGGAGAGATCAGAGCGCCTGTGGGCATGGCCGGGCGGACCCACGATCACTCGCGCGTGGTCCAACCCTGATCGCCGGGTAAGCCCGTCCGAGAAAAGCGGATTCACCACGAAGCGCACGAAGGACACGAAGAGGGCAAAGATCGTTCCGGTCGCTCGCATCCGCTACGGTTCGATCCTGATCGGCCTTTCGATAGCGCAATTGCCTTCGTGGGCTTCGAGTCCCTCGTGGCTTCTTACGCGGCGATTTGGGTCCATATGTTGGGCTTGAACGGCTGTGAGGCGGGGCGCACGCTGCGTGGACCCCACCCGCCATGCTGGAGAGCCTCGACCTCCTGCCTGGGTTCGCTGTGATCGACGCTCTGGCGAGGCTTGACGGGAACCCACTGCACCGATGCGAATCAACTGTCATGCTCATGTCTTCACCTTCCGGTCCCTGTTCACGGAAGCGACCCTGGCGGTGCTGTTGCGGCGCATCTCGCGCGAGCGATGGCCCGAGTTTGTCGTCGAGGCCGTTTCCAAGCTCCTCAAGAAGCTCATTAAAGGGGACTACCTGAGCGAGGACGAGTTGCTGAGGGAGCTGGTGGGCGCCTTCCGGGTCTCGAGCCGGTTCAAGAAGTATCTCGGCAGTCTGAACCGGGCCGTCCCGGCGGACATTTCGCTGGTGGTCCAGGGAGACATCGACGGCCTGGCCGCCGGGGCGCTGCGGGACATCCTGCGAAGGATCGGCGACCTCGTCACGGAGAACGAGGACGCGGAGAACCGGACGCTGAACGACCTGATTGCCTTTCTGGCGTTGGGCATCCAGCCGGGCGTCGAGCGGGTGGCGCGGCGCCTGATGGATCTAAGCGGCGACGGGACCGGCGTCGTGGCGTTGACGCTGGACATCACCAACGGGGACAAGGCGGATGCCGAGGTTTTCCGGCGCCAGGTCCGGGACACCTCACGGGCCGCCCTGGCGTACCCGGGACGGTTCTTTCCGTTCATTGCGGTCAACACGCTGAGGAAGGACCACTACGCGATCATGGAGACCGCGCTGACCTCCCAGGGCTATGTCGGCGTCAAGCTCTACCCTTCCCTGGGCTACCCGGTCGGGGACAGCCGGATGAGGCGTGTGTTCGAGTACTGCGAGGCGCATGCCGTCCCCATGCTGATGCATTGCAACAAAGGGGGATTCTACGGGACGGAGGCCTCCATCCAACAATGCGATCCGGGGCACTGGCCGGGGATTCTCAAGGACCATCCCGGGCTGAAGATCTGTTTCGCCCATTTCGGGGGCGAAGAGAACCTGTTGGGCGAAGGGATTCCGACGGGAAGCTGGACGGACGTCATTCTGACGCTGATGGGCGATTACGAGGGGGTATATGCCGACATGGCCTTCCACCTCTCGCCGATGAAGGGGGGCGAGTTAGAGAGCCGATACTTCCGCAATCTCGAGGGCCTGATGCGCGAGGACCC
The Verrucomicrobiia bacterium DNA segment above includes these coding regions:
- a CDS encoding amidohydrolase family protein; this encodes MRINCHAHVFTFRSLFTEATLAVLLRRISRERWPEFVVEAVSKLLKKLIKGDYLSEDELLRELVGAFRVSSRFKKYLGSLNRAVPADISLVVQGDIDGLAAGALRDILRRIGDLVTENEDAENRTLNDLIAFLALGIQPGVERVARRLMDLSGDGTGVVALTLDITNGDKADAEVFRRQVRDTSRAALAYPGRFFPFIAVNTLRKDHYAIMETALTSQGYVGVKLYPSLGYPVGDSRMRRVFEYCEAHAVPMLMHCNKGGFYGTEASIQQCDPGHWPGILKDHPGLKICFAHFGGEENLLGEGIPTGSWTDVILTLMGDYEGVYADMAFHLSPMKGGELESRYFRNLEGLMREDPYRDRILFGSDFFLSRVRVREDNHWRYFESKFRDADFDRMTRANPVRYLGLPGGSGGAVAPNIARYVDFIAAHSREVGELPAPWLEKAVRSRHGDVRFTVNPWGLQWSINNDAHYYAWQYFRTMMRAEDAGLSFNQAGRLIVRQLKGWPTEQVDRTIRAGRLREHAASMHLSLVNAHNGPGAKPEPGVTRKRAESVLAGLLGNGETLLAEFGEVVDGLYRFKREERT